In Tsuneonella sp. CC-YZS046, the genomic window CGCTGGAAGCCGCGGCTGTGCGGCTGGGCGGCGGCGATCCCGATGCGCGCTGGAGCGCTTCATTCAAGGACGATGGCTCGGTTCGCTTCGACCGGGTGTGGCGCGGGGTGACCGACGTTCACCTGATCGAAGCGGCCTTCCTCTCCAGCGCCGAGGCGCGCAAGCTGGATCGGATCGCGCGCGAGCAGGCGGAGGTCTATGTGGCTCCGGCTCGTCTTATCAAGGGCAGCACGGCAGCTGAACCCGAGCCTGAGGTCGCGGACGAAGCGGAAGATGGCGAGGAAGCGCTGCGCGCGCCTGCCGCCGGTGAAGGCGCGATTACCCGGCCCACCGAATTGCTCGATGCGGTGCTCGCGGCCGGGCGCAAGGGCCTGTCGATCCAGCGCTACAAGGGGCTGGGCGAGATGAACGCGGAGCAGCTTTGGGAAACCACGCTCGACCCGGAAAACCGCGCCCTGCTTCAGGTGAAGGTGGAAGACGCCGACGTCACCGACGAAATCTTCACGCGCCTGATGGGCGATGTGGTCGAACCGCGCCGCGATTTCATTCAGGAAAACGCGCTGAACGTCGCCAATCTGGACGTCTGAGCGTTCAGAAGCCGGCGCCGTCCGGCCAGCCCGATGCAGCCAGCCCCATGACCTTGAACAGGGCGCCCATCTGTTCGTCGTCGGCCAGCCTGTGCAGGGCGGCGCGGATCGCATCCGCGTGCTCCGGCGCGGACCGCGACAGAGCGGCGGCGCGCGCCTCTATCCCGAGCTGCCGAAGCCAGCCGCCTTGCGTCGCCGTTCCCAGCCATTTGGCTCCGCGCGACTCCGCGATGCGGGAAAGCACCGCGAAATCGACATGGGCCGTCAGATCAGCCTGGCCCGGACTGGCGAACGGATCGACCTTCCGATGGGCGCGGACCGCCTGCAGGGTCGATCCGGTGCGCTCTTCGGCGTGGCCGTAATCGATGAACAGGGCGGCACCGCCCTGTTGTTCCAGCCGGCCCGCGACTTCATAGATGACCGCGGCCGCGGCGGGAGAGCTTTCGATGATCGTTCCTGGCTCCGCGTCCCGCTGCGCTTCCGGAACGGCCGAATCCATCGGCTGGCTGCCGGTCACGAAGATGAAGCGGCCGCTTTCCCCGGTTCCTTCCAGCCCCACCTTGCGTTCGCGCCAGCCCGCCTCCGTGCTCACCAGCTGGCGGATCGGGAGAGCGTCGAGAAATTCGTTGGCCACCAGCAGGATCGGCCCGGAAGCGGGCAGGGTCGAGAGATCGTCATGCCAATGCGCGCCCGGCACATTGGCGAACTGGACATCGCGCAGCGCCACTGAGGTTTCGACGAGATGGACGCGCGGCTCCAGCCCGTATCGCCGCGCCGCGCGCAAGGCATCGCGCGCCAGGGTCCCGCGCCCCGGCCCCAGTTCGACATAATGCGCATGGTCCGGGCGGCCAGCGCGCATCCAGACGTCCGCCAGCCACAGCCCGATCAGTTCCCCGAACATCTGGCTGATTTCAGGAGCGGTAATGAAATCGCCGGCGCTGCCCAGGGGATCGGCGGAATTGTAGTAGCGCGCGTTCGATTCCGCCATGAAATGCGCGATGCTGACTGGGCCTGTATTAAGGATCAGCCGCCGGAACATGGCGGCCAGGTCGCCGCTTTCCTCCATGGTCATGCCGGCGCGGCGGTTCCGCTTCCCAGCGGCGGGTGGGTCAGCGACCACACCACCAGAGCCAGCCCGAGCAGGATCAACGGAATGGTGAGCCATTGGCCCATCGAAAGGCCGGTCCGCGCCGCGAATTCCGCCAGCTGGGCATCCGGCTCGCGGAAGAATTCCACGGTGAAGCGAGCCAGCGCGATGCCGGCGGTGAAGGTGCCGACAAGCAGGCCCGGCCGCCAGCGCGCCCGTGTCCGCCAGAACAGATAGAGCAGCACGATGACCAGCAAGGCGCCTTCCAGCGCGGCCTCGTAAAGCTGGGACGGGTGGCGCGGCAGCGGGCCGGCGCCCGGGAACAACATCGCCCATGGCACGTCGGCCGGCCGTCCCCACAATTCTCCGTTGATGAAGTTGGCGAGCCGCCCGAACAGCATGCCGAACGGCACATTGACCGCGATGTAATCGGCCACCCGGAGGAAGGAA contains:
- the lgt gene encoding prolipoprotein diacylglyceryl transferase; translated protein: MLSLLAATAGSAPLMWEDLGLRPGIDLGFFTLRFYSLAYLAGIVLGYWHLGRMIKAPGAPMAQRHADDLFFYCTLGIILGGRLGYATFYAPELWANPVNLLKLWEGGMSFHGGLIGVLIAIIWVSWRGQLSFLRVADYIAVNVPFGMLFGRLANFINGELWGRPADVPWAMLFPGAGPLPRHPSQLYEAALEGALLVIVLLYLFWRTRARWRPGLLVGTFTAGIALARFTVEFFREPDAQLAEFAARTGLSMGQWLTIPLILLGLALVVWSLTHPPLGSGTAAPA
- a CDS encoding class I SAM-dependent methyltransferase produces the protein MTMEESGDLAAMFRRLILNTGPVSIAHFMAESNARYYNSADPLGSAGDFITAPEISQMFGELIGLWLADVWMRAGRPDHAHYVELGPGRGTLARDALRAARRYGLEPRVHLVETSVALRDVQFANVPGAHWHDDLSTLPASGPILLVANEFLDALPIRQLVSTEAGWRERKVGLEGTGESGRFIFVTGSQPMDSAVPEAQRDAEPGTIIESSPAAAAVIYEVAGRLEQQGGAALFIDYGHAEERTGSTLQAVRAHRKVDPFASPGQADLTAHVDFAVLSRIAESRGAKWLGTATQGGWLRQLGIEARAAALSRSAPEHADAIRAALHRLADDEQMGALFKVMGLAASGWPDGAGF